Proteins co-encoded in one Ponticoccus alexandrii genomic window:
- a CDS encoding universal stress protein — protein MRKFLVVLDDSRECLNAMRFAAMRAAKSGGGVAILSVIPPDEFNHWIGVGDIMREEARERIHAHFEVFAKWMRDKQGVDPELVIREGDTVTEILAQVADDPEIGLLVLGASIDKKGPGPLVNQMTRNSGSLPIPVTIVPGDLSKERLEAIT, from the coding sequence ATGCGCAAGTTCCTCGTCGTGCTCGACGATTCCCGAGAATGCCTGAACGCCATGCGGTTCGCCGCCATGCGCGCGGCGAAGTCCGGCGGCGGCGTGGCGATCCTCTCGGTCATTCCGCCGGACGAGTTCAACCACTGGATCGGCGTGGGCGACATCATGCGCGAAGAGGCCCGCGAACGCATCCACGCGCACTTCGAGGTCTTCGCCAAGTGGATGCGCGACAAGCAGGGCGTCGACCCCGAACTGGTCATCCGCGAAGGCGATACGGTGACCGAGATCCTCGCACAGGTCGCCGACGATCCCGAGATCGGCCTGCTGGTTCTGGGCGCCTCGATCGACAAGAAGGGCCCCGGCCCGCTGGTGAACCAGATGACCCGCAATTCCGGCTCTCTGCCGATCCCCGTCACCATCGTTCCGGGCGATTTGTCCAAGGAACGGCTGGAGGCCATCACCTGA
- a CDS encoding branched-chain amino acid aminotransferase has protein sequence MATGTDIRTYFNGQWHDADAMIIRAADHGAWLGSGVFDGARAVNGMVPDLEAHCARINRSAEALMLTPTVSTGDMVDMVREGLKAYPEDAAIYIRPMYWGINGDVTAIVPQPEETGFAICLERIPMAPDTATVTLGKTRFRRPTLESSVVNAKAGCLYPNNARMLSEVRARGFNNALVTDAMGNVAESATANVFMVRDGVVFTPIPNGTFLAGITRARHISNMKAEGIEVVETVLSFADFEAADEVFLSGNMQKVTAVSGFEDVSYQQGPLTKRVREMYWDWAASA, from the coding sequence ATGGCAACCGGCACCGACATCCGCACCTATTTCAACGGCCAGTGGCACGATGCCGACGCCATGATCATCCGCGCCGCCGACCACGGTGCATGGCTAGGGTCGGGCGTCTTCGACGGCGCCCGGGCGGTGAACGGCATGGTCCCCGACCTCGAGGCGCATTGCGCCCGCATCAACCGCTCTGCCGAGGCGCTGATGCTGACACCCACCGTCTCGACCGGGGACATGGTGGACATGGTCCGCGAGGGGCTGAAGGCCTACCCCGAGGACGCCGCCATCTACATCCGCCCGATGTACTGGGGCATCAACGGCGACGTGACGGCCATCGTGCCGCAGCCCGAAGAGACCGGCTTTGCCATCTGTCTCGAGCGCATCCCCATGGCGCCCGACACCGCCACCGTCACGCTGGGCAAGACGCGGTTCCGGCGTCCGACGCTGGAAAGCTCTGTCGTGAATGCCAAGGCGGGCTGCCTCTACCCGAACAACGCACGGATGCTATCCGAGGTGCGGGCGCGCGGGTTCAACAACGCGCTGGTGACCGACGCCATGGGCAATGTCGCCGAAAGCGCCACGGCCAATGTCTTCATGGTGCGCGACGGGGTGGTCTTCACGCCGATCCCGAACGGCACCTTCCTTGCGGGCATCACCCGCGCGCGGCACATCAGCAACATGAAGGCCGAGGGGATCGAAGTGGTCGAGACCGTGCTCTCCTTCGCGGATTTCGAGGCGGCGGACGAGGTCTTCCTCTCCGGCAACATGCAGAAGGTGACGGCGGTCAGCGGCTTCGAGGATGTGTCCTACCAGCAGGGGCCGCTGACGAAACGTGTGCGCGAGATGTACTGGGACTGGGCCGCCTCTGCGTAG